The Tolypothrix sp. PCC 7712 region GATCGCACACGTCTCCTCGAACGCATTAACGATATGCTTGACAGACGTTGGTTCTCCAATAACGGGCCTTTTGTACAAGAGTTAGAACAACGTATTGCAGATTTATTAGGAGTCAAACATTGCATTGCTATGTGTAATGGAACAGTAGCTCTCGAAATTGCAATCAGAGCAGCTGAATTCAAAGGTGAGGTGATTGTTCCCTCTTTTACCTTTGTTGCCACGGCTCATGCACTGCAATGGCAAGAAATTACACCTGTTTTTTGTGACATTGATCCTCAAACGCATACAATTAATCCTTGGCGAGTAGAAGCCATGATTACACCTCGAACCACAGGCATTATTGGAGTGCATCTGTGGGGACAACCTTGTAATGTAGAAGCTTTGGAAGAAATTGCCCTGAAACATCATCTCAAATTAATGTTTGATGCATCCCATGCATTTAGTTGTTCTTATAAGGGACGCATGATAGGTAATTTTGGAGATGCAGAAGTTTTCAGTTTTCATGCAACTAAGTTTTTTAATACCTTTGAAGGTGGCGCAGTAGTTACAAATAATGATGAGTTAGCGAATAAAATTCGTTTAATGAAAAACTTTGGTTTTGCTGGATATGACAATGTTACTTACATTGGCATTAACGGCAAAATGAATGAAGTTTCGGCGGCGATGGGTTTAACTTCTCTAGAAAGTATTGAGGAATTTACTGCAATCAACTACCGGAACTACAAGCATTATCAAGCAGAGCTAACGGATATTCCTGGAATCAGCCTATTCACCTTTAACCAATCTGAGTGTTGCAACTACCAATACATTGTTTTAGAAATCAATGAAGAAGAAACGAAAATTAGCCGCAACCAGCTGCTCAAAATTCTTCATGCCGAAAATGTGATTGCCCGTCGCTATTTCTATCCAGGCTGCCACCGTATGGAACCTTATCGCTCCTATTTCCCACATGCAGGCCTTCTGCTTCCTGAAACGGAGAAACTATCTCAACGAGTTATGATATTACCTACAGGAACTAATATAACAGAAAATCATATACACTCAATTTGTGAAATTATCAGATTTTCAATAACAAATGGAATTCAAATTCAAGAACGGTTAGAAGCAAATAAATCTAAAGTATCTGCTCAGATATATTAAACAAAATTATTTAAAAAATCGCATTATCTTTAAAAAACTATCAATATTGAACATATTTAACAGATGAATGAAAAATAATACTCCATTCTTGAATGAAGTTAAATCGCTTCAAGATAACAAGTACGATAAAATCCCAAAATCATCGTCTTTGCAAGATTTAAGATGGCTGATTGCTCAAAATACAATAGAAATTATTTCAGATGATTTACCGCTAGAACCAGCAGTCAGTATATGCATGATTACTTACAACCATCATCAATTCATAAAAGATGCTTTAGAAGGTGTTATTGCTCAAAAAACTACTTTTGAAATAGAGCTTATTGTTAGCGATGACTGCTCTACAGATGGTACTCAAGATATCTTACTTGACTACCAAAAAATATATCCAAATCTAATTCGTGTACTGCTGGCAAAAAAAAATCAAGGTCAACTTACGCCAAATAAAAATGCTCCCTTTATGCCTAATGTAATTAGAGCAATAGATTATTGTAGGGGTAAATATATTGCTCTTTGCGAAGGTGATGATTACTGGATAGATTCCTTAAAGCTACAAAAGCAGGTAGATTTTTTAGAGGCAAATGAAGATTATTCACTATGCTTTCATAATGCTAAAATTCAATTCATGCGCTCAGGTAATTTCAGAGAATGGATAATGCATGAGTCTCTTGATAAAACTATATTTGAGACTAAAGATTTACTTCGAGGATGGTTTATTCCAACCGCTTCTATTATGGCTAGAAATTATGGTGTTTCCATGATTCCTGAATGGTTTCATCATTGCCAAAGTGGTGATATAACTTTGTTATTATTATGGTCATTAAGGGGGAAAATTAAATATTTAAATGAAGTTATGAGTGTGTATCGTCTTCATGATAATGGTATAACAGCATCTGCAAATCATAGTGGGTATAATAAAGTTATTTCCATGATGTTTCTATATCAGAGCTTCAATATTGACACTAAATATAAATATAATGATGAAATAATGATAGCTATAATTTCTGAGATTAACACACATTTACCTGAAATCAAGGAGTTAAAAGCAGAAGTTGAAAAATTCAAGGCAGAGCTAACATTCCTTAAAGTCAAACATAAAATAAAAAATCTTATAAAAAAATATTTTTTGCATAAATTTACATGAATCTTACTAATCTTTTGACCAAACTATAGTGATTTCATTAATATCTTATTAAAGCGAAATTTTGCTTTGATTAACTATGAATAATTGAGAATTATAAGGTCGTTTTTTAATTAACTATATAAAACAAAAATTATATACTTGCATATTATAAATAATGAATATTGTTTGCACTATTGATAATAATTATGCACAACACTGTGCGGTCATGCTGTCATCTCTATTTATTAATAACCCAAACCAAAAATTTTATATATACATTATTACTAACGGATTAAAAAAACATATTAGTAATAAGATAAAACGTTTTTTTTATACAATTAAGCAAGAATATTCAATAATTGAAATTCAAACAAGTGAATTAGAAAAAGCTCCTGTTAGTCATCATATATCGTTAGCCACCTATTTTCGATTATTTATTCCTGAAGTTATTCCTGACAACATTGATAAAATTTTGTTTATTGACTCAGATATAATTATTCGTAAATCCATTGATCAACTTTGGTCTCTTGATATTCAAAGCTTTAGCCATGCTGCTGCTATTGCAAGTGGTATGGATGATTATCCCTCTAAAATCAATCTGCCAGAAGGCTCCCTCTACTTTAACGCTGGATTGATGCTAATTAACCTTAAAGCCTGGCGCGAGATGAAAGTTTTTCACAGAGGTTGTGCTCTGATTTATCAGCAACCTGAGCTATTACAATGGTGGGATCAAGATGTATTAAATATTCTCTTGAATAACTCTTGGCTTCCTGTTGATTTGACTTGGAATTCACAACCTTATCTTTATGATGAGTCTTTAATTAATTCTAAATATCAGGATAAATATAAAAAATTTAATTATTTAGAAGCTAAGATTGATCCTGCAATTGTTCATTTTGTTGGAGGTGGTAGTGCTAAACCCTGGCATCTTAATTGTAACCATCCTTTTAAACATGAGTATTTTAAATATCTTAAAAAGACTCCTTGGAAGAACAGCCATTTGATTGGTAAACCAAGTTTTATCTCAAAAATAAGATTTTATCTTGGCTTAGGTAGTAAACTGCATAATTTCCTTCAATTCTTGAGAACCAAATTGTTTAGCATATAGGATTGTGTTAAAACGCCTCTTTAATCAACAGGAAAAACTGAGAAATATTTGGGAATATTTTCGACTTAAATCACTTGGGGTAGAAGTACATTCTTCCTGTTTGCTAGGCAAGCATATCACAGCTAGTTTAGGCTTTGTGCAAGGTTCTATGGGCAAAATCTACTTAGGCCCAAAGGTGATGCTAGAACAAGGTGTAATTTTACAAGCTTGGGGAGGAAGTATTGCTATGGAAAATAATGTTTTTATTGGCCCATACACAGTAATTTATGGGCATGGTGGGGTCAAAATTGGTAAAAATACTTTGATTTCTATGCAATGCCGAATTTTATCTTCTAATCATACGATTCCTGATAAAAATATTCATATTCGCTCGCAACCAGACATTCTATTACCTGTAAGTATTGGAGAAGATGTATGGCTAGGTGCTGGGGTTACTATATTGGGAGGTGTCACGGTTGGAGATGGTTGCGTTATTGGTGCTGGTGCAGTTGTGACTAAAGATTTGCCTTCTTACTCAGTAGCAGTTGGTGTTCCTGCAAAAGTAGTGAGATATCGTCCATGAATCCTCTAATTTCTGTAATTATCCCTACCCATAATCCTAACCAGACGCGTTTACAAAGAACGCTTTGTGCTTTAAAAAAACAGACGTTGGATCAAGAAAGCTGGGAACTTATAGTAATAGATAATTTGACTACAGATCCCAAATACATTCCTAGTTTTGATTTCTCTTGGCATACTTCTACAAGAATCATTAGAGAGGAATGCTTAGGCTTAACAAGAGCAAGGTTAGCAGGTATTCAAAATAGCTTAGGTAATTATTTGGTATTTGTAGATGATGATAATGTTCTTTATCCTAATTACCTAAAAAGCGTAATTGATATTTTTCAAAATTATCCTCAATTAGGAGCGATTGGCGGTAAATCATTACCAGAATTTGAAGTACCACCGGAACCTTGGGTAAAAGATTTTTGGGTTTGTTTAGCACTCAGAGATTTAGGCGAAGAAGTTCAAGTCTATTCCTATAAAAACGAATCTATTGCTAGTAAAAAACACCCAGTATTTGCACCAATTGGTGCTGGAATGGCACTCAGATATCAAGCAGCTAAAGATTACGTGGATAGTCTTGGACAAGACTCTTTTAAGTTATCTTTAGACCGAACAGGTCAAAATCTACAATCAGGAGGAGATTGCGATATTAATCTCACACTATTAGATGCAGGTTGGGGAGTTGGTTATTTCCCAGAATTACAATTAACCCACTTAATTTCTGCTAATCGCCTCACCAAAGATTATCTTGCTCGTCTAAACTATGCCTCTTCACGTTCATGGATTCAAGTTTTAAACGAACATAATATCTGTCCTTGGAAAAAAATTCTTCCTTTAACTATTATACCGAGAAAAATGAAGGCTTTTTTGAGTTATCAAGCTTGGAAAAGTCCTACTGCTTTTATTAATTGGCAAGGTGCATGTGGAACTTTTGAAGGTTTAGCTATGCTATCTAATAAATAATATTACTTAAATTACATTTAAAATAAGATTTATTAAAACAATACTAAAAATATTAAATGAACCAACGAGAAGAAAAGAATAGAAATCAATGGTTAGATACTCTTCGAGGAATAGCTGCTTGTTGGGTAGTTATGTTTCATTTAAATCAAGTTATACCTCAAGAAGATAATCTTTACTTTCACTTTGTAGGTTTAGGCTATTTAGGAGTACCTATATTTTTTATTGTAAGTGGATATTGTATATACTTTACAGTTAAACGTTCAACATCTATTTTACATTTTTATTTAAGAAGATGGTGCCGAATTTATCCACCGTATTTGTTTAGTATTCTGTTAGTTATTACTGTTTGTGCATTTCGTAAGCTTGTGACAGGCACTAATGATGTGGCATATATACCTAACA contains the following coding sequences:
- a CDS encoding aminotransferase class I/II-fold pyridoxal phosphate-dependent enzyme, with translation MNFSNKSLDKLGIFGSQPLFQEKLYVGRPNVGDRTRLLERINDMLDRRWFSNNGPFVQELEQRIADLLGVKHCIAMCNGTVALEIAIRAAEFKGEVIVPSFTFVATAHALQWQEITPVFCDIDPQTHTINPWRVEAMITPRTTGIIGVHLWGQPCNVEALEEIALKHHLKLMFDASHAFSCSYKGRMIGNFGDAEVFSFHATKFFNTFEGGAVVTNNDELANKIRLMKNFGFAGYDNVTYIGINGKMNEVSAAMGLTSLESIEEFTAINYRNYKHYQAELTDIPGISLFTFNQSECCNYQYIVLEINEEETKISRNQLLKILHAENVIARRYFYPGCHRMEPYRSYFPHAGLLLPETEKLSQRVMILPTGTNITENHIHSICEIIRFSITNGIQIQERLEANKSKVSAQIY
- a CDS encoding glycosyltransferase, producing the protein MKNNTPFLNEVKSLQDNKYDKIPKSSSLQDLRWLIAQNTIEIISDDLPLEPAVSICMITYNHHQFIKDALEGVIAQKTTFEIELIVSDDCSTDGTQDILLDYQKIYPNLIRVLLAKKNQGQLTPNKNAPFMPNVIRAIDYCRGKYIALCEGDDYWIDSLKLQKQVDFLEANEDYSLCFHNAKIQFMRSGNFREWIMHESLDKTIFETKDLLRGWFIPTASIMARNYGVSMIPEWFHHCQSGDITLLLLWSLRGKIKYLNEVMSVYRLHDNGITASANHSGYNKVISMMFLYQSFNIDTKYKYNDEIMIAIISEINTHLPEIKELKAEVEKFKAELTFLKVKHKIKNLIKKYFLHKFT
- a CDS encoding glycosyltransferase family 8 protein, producing the protein MNIVCTIDNNYAQHCAVMLSSLFINNPNQKFYIYIITNGLKKHISNKIKRFFYTIKQEYSIIEIQTSELEKAPVSHHISLATYFRLFIPEVIPDNIDKILFIDSDIIIRKSIDQLWSLDIQSFSHAAAIASGMDDYPSKINLPEGSLYFNAGLMLINLKAWREMKVFHRGCALIYQQPELLQWWDQDVLNILLNNSWLPVDLTWNSQPYLYDESLINSKYQDKYKKFNYLEAKIDPAIVHFVGGGSAKPWHLNCNHPFKHEYFKYLKKTPWKNSHLIGKPSFISKIRFYLGLGSKLHNFLQFLRTKLFSI
- a CDS encoding acyltransferase, whose translation is MLKRLFNQQEKLRNIWEYFRLKSLGVEVHSSCLLGKHITASLGFVQGSMGKIYLGPKVMLEQGVILQAWGGSIAMENNVFIGPYTVIYGHGGVKIGKNTLISMQCRILSSNHTIPDKNIHIRSQPDILLPVSIGEDVWLGAGVTILGGVTVGDGCVIGAGAVVTKDLPSYSVAVGVPAKVVRYRP
- a CDS encoding glycosyltransferase; the protein is MNPLISVIIPTHNPNQTRLQRTLCALKKQTLDQESWELIVIDNLTTDPKYIPSFDFSWHTSTRIIREECLGLTRARLAGIQNSLGNYLVFVDDDNVLYPNYLKSVIDIFQNYPQLGAIGGKSLPEFEVPPEPWVKDFWVCLALRDLGEEVQVYSYKNESIASKKHPVFAPIGAGMALRYQAAKDYVDSLGQDSFKLSLDRTGQNLQSGGDCDINLTLLDAGWGVGYFPELQLTHLISANRLTKDYLARLNYASSRSWIQVLNEHNICPWKKILPLTIIPRKMKAFLSYQAWKSPTAFINWQGACGTFEGLAMLSNK